In the genome of Etheostoma cragini isolate CJK2018 chromosome 5, CSU_Ecrag_1.0, whole genome shotgun sequence, the window GTATTTGAAGACAGCAACTACATGAAACTGGATACAATAGGATTTTCTCATCATCTGTTGGATCAGTTTCCTCAGGTCTTGCTTTCAGTAGCACATATTGGATGGTTAAATTACACCAAGCCTGTCTTGGTCACACAAAGAGATAATTTAAAGAGCCTCCCGATGGAGAGAAAAGCTTTGGCTTTCAGGGCGATGATCAAGAAGCATCGTCCTAACACTGAAAATTTGGACCCTCGAAAATGGATGAGACAGGAGACTGTGAGGGGCTTTGCTGACTTCATAAGGAACAAGGACTCCGACAAAGAAACAGACAACAGCTTTGACAACAAAGAGATGTGTGAGTATGCAAGTACAACAACATGTGTGGAATACATAAAAGACTGGCTTTACAGAATATAACAATGATAGATTATGGCGCAAATGGTAACATTTCTCTTGTTCAGGACTGTGCCCTTAAATTGGTGTAAGCTGGAGTTAATCATTAGTTATTCACTGTAGTGGAGTGACTGTAAGCTCGCCTTCTTTATAGGAAACAATATATTTGCACAAGGCTGAAACCAAGGCGATCTCCTCCAAAGCACACAAAACAGATGCACACTCAATTCAGTCGACCTTACACAAATGTTCCTGCTGAGGTTTTGACTTAAATGTCACTTCCAATTTCTTACAAATTACGTCACTGTGTATTAAGCCTAGTACATGctgttatgtttattaaataatataagtAAGAAGCCATTAAGCTTTCCTGTCTGCTGTGTTGTGCAGTGTTGGATGCAGAGAAGCAGTTTATGGAAGCAGCTAAGAGCAATGATGTGGAGACTATGAAGACTCTTGGGAGAGGGTTGAATGCCAATGCAAAGAATGTGGTGGGTGTAAATGGACAAACCTGTCTGCATCTCAGTACACTGCATCGTATACCACACAACTTGTCTGGAAGGCTAGTCATTTCTGGTATTTTGTAATAACCTTTATTGAATGCAATATATTAATGAAATTGTTTGCCTCAGGATAACAGAACTGCCCTTCACTATGCAGTAGCTGGCAAAAACAAGGAAGCTGTGCAGCTTCTTCTGCAGCGGAGGGTCAAGGTGGACCAAAAAGACAAGGTGAGAGGGCTTTGCAATGTTCTGCATCTGAAAACTTGCCACTGACAATAGCTTATGTGATATTCTGATGTAATCACGACTTCCTGTCTTGCGTTCTGTGTCTGACAGTACGGCGTGGCACCCATTCATTTGGCTGCCTGGTTTGGCAGCTTGGAGATCCTGAAATTATTAGTGCAGGCTGGGGCTGAACAGAAGGTTGAAAACACGGTAAAGAAGCAAGACGACTTTTGTTCTACGGTTTCTCAGTAactgacaaagaaaaatatccagaagttggtccatttgtctttttattttgtgcaacatttaaaacataagaAAGGAGCTGGATTTAGAAGCAAACATGTATGCATGTCTTGTTACAAACCTCAGCCCagatgcttattttttttatttcctaattCAACTCAAGACACATTTCTTCTAATGCACACTGCTTGATAAAACATTAACTTGCTTATTTCCACCTCAGGAAGGACTGAACATCATGCACTGTGCTGCGATTAACAACCACACTGAAATAATAGAGTATATTATGAATGACCTGCAGATGAAAGAACTAGACAAAGATGACCAGGTATCtactttacaatactttttaatcaaataaatcagCTGCATAATTAACTTTCTGAGCAAGTTATTTTGGACCACCAAAGTACATGCAGAAAATGGTTGTTTGTACCTCAATTACTACATTTCAGTCAGGACACCGGCCATTTGCATTGGCAGCAGAGCATGGGTGTGTTGAAATGATGGATTTGCTGACCGTGCCATACAACATGGACACCATGAAGCCCAACAAGGTATGTGTGGACTTTAATTGTTTTTCGTTTGTGTGCTAGTCACGCTCACGTCTGcgtgcacatttgtgtgttaCACCTGCAATGAAGCTCAACACTCTTTGATGCCAGTTGTTTGCCTCCCTCCCTTCTGCCAGCGCGGGGAAACGCCCCTGCACTTAGCCGCCAGGAACGGCCACTTGGACGCCGTCCAATCGCTGCTGCAGAGCTTCGATACTCGGGATGAAGTCAATATGGTAGACAATCAGTGTAAACATCCTCTCTATCATGGTCTGGTATGAGACAGTGTGTGCTCAGTGGCTAATCCATAGCTTGTTGGTGGCTCCACTTTGGATTAATTAAGATGTATCAGTATAAAACATGTACTATTATATAACAAAGCAAACTGTGTTCTGGCTTGAATTTGAGCTCTTAGTAAATTATATTTGATAAGATTTACTTGGTGCTTCAGGTCAaaaattattgttaaaatatCATCAGAATTACCTGTTATTgatgaatttaaatgtttaaaagactAAACCAGTATCAAATACTGTTTGGCTTACGTTACTGATGCCCATCCAAGTTCTTTCAGGTGGATTTGTAGTTTGTAAAAGGCCTGGAACCACTATTAAAGTTTTGAACATAGtaccattttaaatgtttggctTCTGTTGTGGGAAACTAGCATCACtgcagttgttttttgtctgtgttgcagGATGGCGAGACAGCTCTGTACCAGGCTGCAGAAAACGGTCAGGAAGAATGTGTCCTGGCCCTGCTGGAGGCTGGCTGCGACCCCAACATTCTTACAACGGTACAATAGGCCACTATACTGACTTTGCTTACTGACTGGTACTTTGCTTAAGAGCACATTGGCActgcccaggaagtgaactgaGCCCTCTCCAGTTACCAGTCTAGATAAAATGCATTATAACGCATTCCTGTGTAATATATTTTGTGGTTAATCCTATAGGTTTCATCAAAGTTTACAtggtaaatatgtttttttgtactagTAGTAGGCCTTCAGCTAAACCTCCCTCTCTCATAGGCCAAATGCAGTGCTCTCCATCCAGTTGCAGAAAAAGGAGACGCCGCTCTTGTCCAACTCCTCTTAGATCACAAAGCCTATACGGACTTCCAGAATCAGGTAAGCAAACACAAGCTAGGTAGCAGCAGGACACTCTCTCAGTAAAGGTTTTTAGCAACACAGATTACGTACGTATTTCAGCTGTGCTGCTGTCACTCGGCCTGGATGCACATGATTGTGATTTTACATATTGTCTCCtaacaattcctttttttgggTTCATGTTGTGTAACAGGATATTTTTGCTCTCAGCACCTAGAGGCTCCTATCCACCTGGCAGTTAAGAACAGTCACATCCCGGTCATCCATTCTCTACTGAAGGCTGGCTGCAACATCAATGTCACCGATAAGGTATGATGTCCCTAGtaacacagcaacaacagatgTCAGTCAaactataagaaaaaaaatagtgaaaatattTTCTGCGTTATGTTGTCCTGTCCTATGGCGTGAACTGTTAGAGGTCCCAGACTGCAATCCATCTTGCTGCAGAGCTGGCTAGAATAGACGTTGTGGAAATGCTTCTTAAAGCTGGGCTGGATCTGACACTCAGGGACAGGGTAAGAGTTTTCACAAATTGTTAGCGCTAATGTTGTGGAATTGCCGTGTATAGTGTAAATGATGCTCttgtacacacttttttcaaGACCAAACTCTGATAGTTCGGCCATtcaaaaggcaaaataaatatataagaTTAATTGAATCCATGACAGTAGCATGATTTATTGAAATGGTGAGACAAATTGGATTCTAGATCTGATAGCTTCCAGTTGTGATTaaagtttgtgtattttttccgTACATGTTGGATTCGGAGCAGCAGGGTAAGACGGCTCTGGGTGTGGCAGTCAGAGCAGACGAGGTGATTATTGTGGACATGATTATCAAAGCAGAAAGATACTACGCCTGGAGGAAGGTGAGGGATGGGCAAATGATACTTTCTAACTTTCACCATTTTCCTGTGTGCTACAATACATTCTTAAGGCCTTGAAATCAATAATTACATTCATCAcaaatgatttatttcttaatgtCAAAATCTAGATTAGTTCAATCCCCTCTAAAATGACTCACAGCCCTGAAGCATTTGACAGCCAATTTACCATCAATTTAATTAAAGTTATGCCGGATTCCTTTCCCCTCttgatttgaattttttttttaactctggcATTCATCTTGTTaatcacgtgtgtgtgtgtgtgtgtgtttccaataATCTCTTTCCCATGCGCCTTTGCTCTCTGAGGCTTGTGGCTTTTATCAATCTGCTGACATAACTTAATTGCCCTTTCAGGCCAACACAGAACCTAATGAGAGTGTTCACAGCGAGTACGCGCTAACATTTAAACTTGACCACCGCTATGAGAGCAAGCAGCTCCGCTCCATGGCCTGGCACCTGGCGTACAAGCTCCTGAAATCAGCAGACTGGAAAAGACTTGCAGAACACTGGGGCTTCACTAAGGAACAAGTGTCGGCCATCGAGGAGCAGTGGACAGGTGCCACAACTCACACAAACTGGCAACATTTGGCAACTCTCTGAACTACTATAACATAAGATTCTTGTAGCCAAAACTCTACATATTAAAATCCCTGAATTCATGAAGAAAATTTGGCAGTGAAAAGATCATCCTTGgacaactattttttttcagacttgctaatttctttttttctatttttttatcctGCAATGCACAGAGGAGatctttagtttattttgtttacaagtgACGTTGTGTTCCTGGC includes:
- the ankdd1b gene encoding ankyrin repeat and death domain-containing protein 1B translates to MKLDTIGFSHHLLDQFPQVLLSVAHIGWLNYTKPVLVTQRDNLKSLPMERKALAFRAMIKKHRPNTENLDPRKWMRQETVRGFADFIRNKDSDKETDNSFDNKEMLLDAEKQFMEAAKSNDVETMKTLGRGLNANAKNVDNRTALHYAVAGKNKEAVQLLLQRRVKVDQKDKYGVAPIHLAAWFGSLEILKLLVQAGAEQKVENTEGLNIMHCAAINNHTEIIEYIMNDLQMKELDKDDQSGHRPFALAAEHGCVEMMDLLTVPYNMDTMKPNKRGETPLHLAARNGHLDAVQSLLQSFDTRDEVNMDGETALYQAAENGQEECVLALLEAGCDPNILTTAKCSALHPVAEKGDAALVQLLLDHKAYTDFQNQHLEAPIHLAVKNSHIPVIHSLLKAGCNINVTDKRSQTAIHLAAELARIDVVEMLLKAGLDLTLRDRQGKTALGVAVRADEVIIVDMIIKAERYYAWRKANTEPNESVHSEYALTFKLDHRYESKQLRSMAWHLAYKLLKSADWKRLAEHWGFTKEQVSAIEEQWTGQHSYQEHGNRMLLIWLHGEELAQKSPAKELYEGLILTGNRKAADKIRTEAESSSSKSCSIS